Proteins co-encoded in one Sinobacterium norvegicum genomic window:
- a CDS encoding REP-associated tyrosine transposase — translation MARPLRLEFSGALYHITSRGDRRENIFESAADFKAFLSILADVCQAHHWLCHGYCLMDNHYHLLIETPEANLAKGMRQLNGVYTQAFNRTHGRVGHVFQGRYKAILVEKQSYLLALSRYIVLNPVRAGMVRSARDWRWSSYRAMVGQIQSPAFLYTEWILSTFAKRKATAVARYKVFVAAGKGQPSPWGALRNQVFLGDDPFIENMQSLIDGDKTLGEIPSSQRRAPPKSLSEYEEANDSRNSAIVEAYGSGGYTLKNIGDYFGLHYSTVSGLVKHHKSKT, via the coding sequence ATGGCTAGGCCTCTGCGGTTGGAGTTCTCGGGTGCGCTGTATCATATTACGTCTCGCGGTGATCGGCGTGAGAATATTTTTGAGTCGGCGGCTGATTTTAAGGCGTTCTTGTCGATACTGGCTGATGTCTGTCAGGCGCATCATTGGTTGTGTCATGGCTACTGTTTAATGGACAACCATTACCATCTTTTGATCGAAACCCCTGAGGCAAATCTGGCCAAGGGGATGCGGCAGTTGAATGGCGTCTATACGCAAGCGTTCAATCGTACACATGGCCGTGTTGGGCATGTTTTTCAGGGGCGCTATAAGGCTATTTTGGTTGAAAAACAGAGCTATCTGTTGGCGTTGTCGCGTTATATCGTACTTAATCCTGTGCGAGCGGGCATGGTGCGTTCAGCCAGGGATTGGCGCTGGAGCAGTTATCGAGCCATGGTTGGGCAGATTCAGAGCCCCGCCTTCCTATACACTGAGTGGATCTTATCGACTTTTGCTAAGCGTAAAGCAACGGCAGTAGCACGCTATAAAGTGTTTGTTGCCGCCGGTAAGGGGCAGCCGTCACCTTGGGGCGCCTTACGTAATCAGGTGTTTCTAGGCGACGACCCGTTTATTGAAAACATGCAGTCATTGATCGACGGTGACAAAACACTCGGTGAAATACCGTCCTCGCAAAGGCGTGCGCCGCCGAAGTCGCTCAGTGAGTATGAGGAGGCCAACGACAGCAGAAATTCGGCAATCGTCGAAGCGTATGGCAGTGGCGGTTATACGCTAAAAAACATCGGTGATTACTTTGGTTTGCATTATTCCACCGTGAGTGGCTTGGTGAAGCATCATAAATCAAAGACCTGA
- a CDS encoding MerR family transcriptional regulator, with product MKDQKSARLFPEIPCRRYFTIGEASDLCDIKPHILRYWEQEFPQLSNIQRRGNRRYYQQHDIETIRTIYQLLYEQGYTISGARQWLRGHKKAAQKSEKTAGEDAFSNSELIDELESILSILDDK from the coding sequence ATAAAGGACCAGAAGTCAGCTAGACTTTTTCCTGAGATACCATGCAGGCGCTACTTTACCATCGGTGAAGCCAGTGACCTGTGTGATATTAAGCCTCATATTCTGCGTTACTGGGAACAGGAGTTCCCCCAGCTGAGCAACATTCAGCGTCGAGGCAACCGCCGTTACTACCAACAGCACGACATTGAAACCATTCGTACTATTTATCAGCTGCTCTATGAGCAAGGCTATACCATCAGTGGTGCCCGACAATGGCTAAGAGGGCATAAGAAGGCTGCGCAAAAGTCTGAAAAGACAGCCGGCGAGGATGCTTTTTCTAACAGTGAATTAATCGACGAATTAGAGTCTATTTTATCGATATTGGACGATAAATAA
- the ihfA gene encoding integration host factor subunit alpha — translation MAGALTKADMAEKLFDDLGLNKRESKDIVELFFEEVRLSLEDNEQVKLSGFGNFDLRDKSERPGRNPKTGEEIPITARRVVTFKPGQKLKARVETYKGPEVS, via the coding sequence ATGGCTGGAGCATTAACTAAAGCAGATATGGCTGAGAAGCTGTTCGATGACTTAGGCTTAAACAAGCGTGAGTCTAAAGATATTGTTGAGTTATTTTTCGAGGAGGTTCGTTTATCGTTAGAGGATAACGAGCAGGTCAAGCTCTCGGGCTTTGGCAACTTCGATCTTCGCGATAAAAGTGAACGCCCCGGTCGTAATCCTAAAACTGGTGAAGAGATTCCGATTACCGCACGTCGTGTAGTCACCTTTAAGCCGGGCCAAAAACTAAAGGCACGTGTTGAGACCTATAAAGGACCAGAAGTCAGCTAG
- the pheT gene encoding phenylalanine--tRNA ligase subunit beta, with amino-acid sequence MKLSEQWLREWVNPAVATQEMCDQLTMAGLEIDGFEAAAAAFSGVVVGEIVGCEQHPDADKLRVCQVSDGAEQFQVVCGAPNARVGIKIPFAKVKAVLPGDFKIKKAKLRGVESFGMLCADDELGLSDVKSPGIFELAADAPVGADLRDYLKLDDQIIDVDLTPNRGDCFSIMGVAREVGVINQVAVTTPAIDDVAATIDDTVDVELNAIDDCPRYAGRVIKGVDLSRPSPLWMQEKLRRSGIRSIDAVVDVTNYVLLELGQPMHAFDLNKLSGAIDVRLSRADEKLVLLDDSEVTLKPNSLVIADGNGAQALAGIMGGKASSVTAETTDIFLEAAFFDNVKIAGRARSYGLHTESSLRFERGVDYAGQSRAIERATQLLLEIVGGEAGPTTVISSDETLPKAAIIVLRKARISQVLGLEMGDEEVSEIFVRLGFDVTTTAEGWSVVAPSYRFDMAIEADLLEEVARIYGYNRLPVRTPAVALPLKAKPEQKLSATTIRHLLVDHGYQEAITYSFVEPSLLAKVAPAIDPVKLTNPISADMSVMRTTLLAGLLSTAVHNLNRQQSRVRLFEIGQCFVPQVDGDLRQARSLGGLLTGSRSPESWSGDSEVSDFYDLKGDLEAVLSLGGQLSDYSFSRGEHPALHPGQTATIELNGQSIGFIGALHPSLAKDLGIDQPTYVFEVELDVILAANLPSFKELSKFPEVRRDLAIIVEQGIESRDILSEMHKHAGDNLVDLTLFDVYQGKGVETNQKSLAIGLTFQHPSRTLNDDDINGVIDQVVTALAEKFGASLR; translated from the coding sequence ATGAAATTAAGTGAACAGTGGTTACGTGAGTGGGTTAATCCAGCGGTTGCAACACAAGAGATGTGCGATCAGCTGACCATGGCCGGCCTTGAAATTGACGGCTTTGAAGCTGCTGCTGCTGCCTTCAGTGGCGTTGTTGTTGGCGAGATTGTTGGCTGTGAACAGCACCCAGACGCAGACAAACTGCGGGTCTGTCAGGTCAGTGATGGTGCCGAGCAGTTTCAGGTTGTCTGTGGTGCACCCAATGCTCGCGTCGGTATTAAGATTCCCTTTGCCAAGGTTAAGGCTGTATTGCCTGGCGATTTCAAGATTAAAAAAGCCAAGCTGCGGGGGGTAGAGTCCTTTGGTATGTTGTGCGCTGATGACGAGCTCGGCCTCAGTGACGTGAAGTCGCCGGGCATTTTCGAGCTGGCAGCCGATGCCCCTGTTGGCGCCGATCTTCGTGACTACCTAAAGCTTGATGATCAGATTATTGACGTTGATCTGACGCCCAACCGTGGTGACTGTTTCAGCATTATGGGTGTGGCACGTGAAGTGGGCGTGATTAATCAGGTGGCGGTAACGACGCCGGCTATTGATGATGTCGCCGCAACAATTGACGACACTGTTGATGTTGAATTAAACGCCATCGACGATTGTCCCCGCTATGCGGGTCGTGTCATCAAAGGTGTTGACCTCAGCCGTCCCAGCCCTTTGTGGATGCAAGAGAAGCTACGCCGTTCTGGTATTCGCAGCATCGATGCCGTCGTCGATGTGACCAACTATGTCTTGCTTGAGCTGGGTCAGCCCATGCATGCCTTCGATTTGAACAAGCTCAGCGGTGCCATCGACGTGCGTTTAAGCCGCGCCGATGAAAAACTGGTATTGCTCGACGATAGTGAGGTCACTCTTAAGCCTAATTCGTTGGTTATTGCCGACGGCAATGGTGCGCAGGCGCTGGCCGGAATCATGGGTGGCAAAGCCTCCTCGGTGACTGCTGAGACCACTGATATCTTCTTAGAGGCGGCTTTTTTCGACAATGTTAAGATTGCCGGTCGCGCCCGTTCTTACGGTTTGCATACTGAGTCATCACTGCGTTTTGAGCGCGGCGTCGATTATGCTGGTCAGAGTCGTGCTATTGAACGAGCCACCCAGCTATTACTGGAGATTGTCGGCGGCGAAGCCGGCCCGACCACGGTAATCAGCAGCGACGAGACGCTGCCTAAGGCGGCGATTATTGTGCTTCGTAAGGCGCGCATCTCACAGGTATTAGGCCTGGAGATGGGTGATGAGGAAGTCAGTGAAATCTTTGTCCGCCTTGGTTTCGACGTAACGACCACGGCCGAGGGCTGGTCAGTAGTGGCGCCAAGCTACCGTTTCGATATGGCAATAGAGGCCGATTTGCTGGAAGAGGTTGCCCGTATCTACGGTTATAACCGCCTGCCTGTGCGTACGCCTGCTGTTGCCCTGCCGCTGAAGGCCAAGCCAGAGCAAAAGCTGTCGGCGACGACAATCCGTCACCTGTTAGTGGATCACGGTTACCAGGAAGCGATTACCTATAGCTTTGTCGAGCCGTCGTTGTTGGCCAAGGTTGCCCCAGCTATTGACCCGGTTAAGCTGACCAATCCTATCTCTGCCGATATGAGTGTGATGCGCACAACACTGTTGGCAGGGCTGCTTTCCACAGCAGTACATAACCTGAACCGTCAGCAATCACGGGTTCGTCTGTTCGAAATTGGCCAGTGTTTCGTACCCCAGGTCGACGGTGATTTGAGGCAGGCGCGTAGCCTTGGTGGCTTGCTCACCGGTAGCCGCAGCCCCGAATCATGGTCTGGCGACAGTGAGGTCAGTGATTTCTACGACCTTAAAGGGGATTTGGAGGCGGTATTGTCGCTTGGCGGTCAGCTTTCTGATTACAGTTTCTCCCGTGGTGAGCACCCAGCATTGCATCCGGGTCAAACGGCGACCATCGAGTTAAACGGTCAAAGCATTGGCTTTATTGGTGCGCTACACCCCAGCCTGGCTAAAGACCTGGGTATCGACCAGCCAACCTATGTTTTTGAGGTTGAGCTTGACGTTATTCTTGCCGCAAATCTGCCATCTTTCAAAGAATTGTCTAAATTTCCGGAAGTTCGTCGAGATTTAGCTATTATTGTTGAGCAGGGTATTGAAAGTAGAGATATTCTGTCCGAGATGCATAAGCATGCGGGTGACAACCTAGTCGACCTTACTCTGTTTGATGTTTATCAGGGCAAAGGCGTTGAAACCAATCAGAAAAGTTTGGCAATTGGCTTGACCTTCCAGCATCCATCGCGCACTCTTAACGATGACGACATTAATGGCGTTATTGATCAAGTAGTTACCGCATTGGCTGAAAAGTTTGGCGCATCGTTAAGGTAA
- the pheS gene encoding phenylalanine--tRNA ligase subunit alpha, with product MENLNAICEAAISAIENAEDSQTLEQVRVQYFGKKGEINLLRKTLGKLSAQERPAAGALINEASQKVQALLNDKKSALETAAVNAKLAAETIDVSLPGRGQAVGGLHPVTRTIERIEGFFAAVGFDVVEGPEIEDDYHNFEALNIPAHHPARAMHDTFYIGESTVLRTHTSPVQARVMESTEPPIRIVCPGRVYRCDSDLTHTPMFHQVEGLVVTENTSFAELKGIVEQFLQVFFEQDNLGVRFRPSYFPFTEPSAEVDIECVMCSGKGCRVCSHTGWLEVMGCGMVHPQVFEKSGIDTEKYSGYAFGMGVERLAMLRYGVNDLRLFFENDLRFLGQFN from the coding sequence ATGGAAAACCTTAATGCCATTTGCGAAGCCGCAATCTCGGCGATTGAAAATGCCGAAGATAGCCAAACACTGGAACAGGTTCGCGTTCAATACTTTGGTAAGAAAGGTGAGATCAACCTGCTGCGCAAGACTCTTGGCAAGCTGTCGGCACAAGAGCGCCCCGCTGCCGGTGCGTTGATTAATGAGGCCAGCCAGAAAGTGCAGGCCCTGTTGAATGATAAAAAATCAGCGCTGGAGACTGCAGCCGTCAATGCTAAATTGGCCGCGGAGACCATCGATGTATCGCTGCCAGGTCGCGGTCAGGCTGTCGGTGGCTTGCACCCGGTTACTCGCACCATCGAGCGTATCGAGGGCTTTTTTGCCGCCGTCGGTTTCGATGTGGTTGAGGGGCCAGAAATTGAAGATGATTACCATAACTTCGAAGCGCTAAACATTCCCGCCCATCACCCGGCACGTGCCATGCACGATACTTTTTATATTGGTGAATCAACGGTATTAAGAACCCATACCTCACCGGTACAGGCGCGGGTGATGGAATCGACAGAGCCGCCAATTCGTATCGTCTGTCCGGGTCGTGTTTATCGCTGTGATTCGGATTTAACGCATACCCCGATGTTCCATCAGGTAGAGGGTTTGGTCGTGACCGAAAACACCAGCTTTGCTGAACTCAAGGGTATTGTTGAGCAGTTTCTACAGGTGTTTTTCGAGCAAGATAACCTCGGTGTTCGCTTCCGTCCATCCTACTTCCCGTTCACCGAGCCGTCGGCAGAAGTCGATATCGAGTGTGTGATGTGTAGCGGTAAAGGCTGTCGGGTCTGCTCGCACACCGGTTGGTTAGAGGTCATGGGCTGCGGCATGGTTCACCCCCAGGTCTTCGAAAAATCCGGTATCGACACCGAAAAATACAGCGGTTACGCCTTCGGTATGGGCGTGGAGCGATTGGCAATGTTGCGTTATGGCGTTAATGATTTACGCCTGTTCTTTGAAAACGATTTACGATTCCTCGGCCAATTTAATTAA
- the rplT gene encoding 50S ribosomal protein L20 has protein sequence MPRVKRGVTAHRRHKKILKQAKGYYGARSRVFRVAKQAVIKAGQYAYRDRRQRKRQFRALWITRINAASRANGLNYSRLIAGLKKADIALDRRVLADIAVYDKAAFSAIVAAAKAAL, from the coding sequence ATGCCTCGCGTAAAACGTGGTGTTACCGCCCATCGTCGTCACAAGAAAATTCTTAAGCAAGCTAAAGGCTACTACGGAGCACGTTCACGTGTATTCCGCGTTGCTAAGCAAGCAGTTATCAAAGCCGGTCAATATGCCTATCGTGACCGTCGTCAGCGCAAGCGTCAGTTCCGCGCACTGTGGATTACCCGTATCAATGCGGCTTCACGTGCTAACGGCCTGAACTACAGCCGATTGATTGCTGGTCTTAAGAAGGCTGATATCGCATTGGACCGTCGTGTTCTTGCCGATATCGCTGTCTATGACAAAGCGGCTTTCAGTGCAATCGTAGCTGCAGCTAAAGCTGCACTATAA
- the rpmI gene encoding 50S ribosomal protein L35, whose translation MPKLKAHSGAAKRFKKTGSGYKRKSAHKSHILTKMTTKRKRQLRGCSMVHKSDMVLVNRMLRNI comes from the coding sequence ATGCCTAAGTTAAAAGCACACAGCGGTGCTGCAAAGCGCTTTAAAAAGACGGGTTCTGGCTACAAGCGTAAAAGCGCTCATAAGAGTCACATCCTAACCAAAATGACCACCAAGCGTAAGCGTCAGCTTCGCGGTTGTAGCATGGTTCACAAGTCCGATATGGTTCTTGTCAACAGAATGCTACGTAATATCTAA